A single genomic interval of Electrophorus electricus isolate fEleEle1 chromosome 4, fEleEle1.pri, whole genome shotgun sequence harbors:
- the lysmd4 gene encoding lysM and putative peptidoglycan-binding domain-containing protein 4, protein MRRGEVSPQAFQAPVDVHASADGQVYTFCGRQEELAVSSEDEELNIMELRPRNQESSSQERTRVGELLLLETPISQEDSLNKLALQYGCQVADIKRVNNLIKDQDLYALKSIKIPVKKHGLLTESVAELKGPQQCALSSQPLPAAPLLDATGAGPSTRLQVQEYTDFFREMDSDIEHLIQSTEAQEEVYAGGSDGAWQWGSRGQRLSSYGADWGIHWCNAVIAMLLIGVVLPIFYVVYFKSKENGESSADDDTVNTTLATSNNSGASPRTEYN, encoded by the exons ATGCGGCGTGGGGAAGTGTCCCCTCAAGCTTTTCAGGCTCCTGTGGACGTGCACGCCAGTGCCGACGGACAGGTGTATACATTCTGTGGCAGACAGGAAGAACTGGCTGTGTCCTCTGAGGACGAGGAGCTCAACATCATGGAACTCCGTCCACGGAACCAAGAATCCTCCTCCCAGGAGAGAACCAGGGTGGGAGAGCTGTTGCTGCTTGAGACACCCATCTCACAGGAGGACAGTCTCAACAAACTTGCCCTACAGTATGGGTGCCAG GTGGCTGACATCAAGAGAGTAAACAACCTGATCAAAGACCAGGACCTTTATGCACTTAAATCCATCAAAATCCCAGTGAAGAAACATGGCCTGTTGACTGAGTCTGTGGCCGAGCTGAAGGGTCCCCAGCAGTGTGCTCTGTCCAGTCAACCGCTGCCTGCTGCCCCTCTGTTGGATGCCACTGGGGCTGGTCCCTCCACCAGGCTTCAGGTCCAGGAGTACACAGACTTCTTTAGGGAAATGGACAGTGACATTGAGCACCTGATCCAAAGTACAGAGGCTCAGGAGGAGGTGTACGCAGGTGGCTCTGATGGAGCTTGGCAGTGGGGCTCCAGAGGTCAGCGTCTGAGTAGCTATGGCGCCGACTGGGGCATCCACTGGTGCAATGCAGTGATAGCGATGTTGCTCATTGGTGTTGTCTTGCCAATTTTCTACGTGGTGTACTTTAAAAGTAAAGAGAATGGGGAGTCTTCAGCAGATGATGATACGGTGAACACCACTTTAGCTACCTCAAATAATTCAGGGGCAAGTCCCAGGACAGAGTATAATTAG